cagagggaggacggGAGAGTGACTAGTGTGATCATCATCAAGAACCAAAAGGCTAAAACTAAAAAGTACAGCTGTACTGTAAAGCATGAAGTGGGCGATGTTGAAGACATTCCAAAAAGACACAAACAAGGTTTCTCTTCATTCCAGTTATGTACCTATTTTGAAGTCTCTAAAGTTAATAGGACACAAAATAGGCTCACCTAAAAATATTCATTCGTTCCAATTAAATGTATATTTCTTTGTTCTCAAATTACTTTTATATCTGCACAGCTATTTGTCACATGATTATAATAATGTTCTGTCACATCTGTCTCAGAGGAATCTTCTTTTACCACTGCTGCCTCTCCACCACCCTGTCCACCTCAGAATCATACACACGTCTCTCCTGCCGTCCACGTCCCTGAAGGTAAGACACATTTACAATACCTTTGTAAACTGTTTATTAATAGTCAAtgcatatttatttttgtatgtctGTATTTTAATAGCAAATTTTTTTCAAGTAATAATTATGCCCAGATGGATTGATATTACTTATATTGGCTTTTATTTCATGCCTATCTAAACAAAATACGTTAGAATACTAtttattgaatatttttttaCCAGTACATTTCatgtgcttttgtttcttaataAATCTCACTAAAAGGACATGAAATTCATGATCACAATCACATAAATCTCTACGTCCCTTATGTTGTTTTAGGAGGAATATAATGATTTGTCTGTGTCAGTGTATGGTATTGTTGGTTTGTTTCCCTTCCAGAAGTGTTGCAGTCCATGTGCAGTGTGAACCTGGCCTCTCTGGTTTACACTGTGATGATAGTGAAGAGCTTGGTGTACTGCTGTGGgctctccctcctgctgctcctcaggGACAACAAGGGAAGTCCACCACACACATGGAGAAAAGCTCATTAAAACCTACAACCACTGCTCAGTAATATTGCATTCCAACTAATGCAGATTACGGCAGGATCTGGAGATATCTAGTTTATTTtgttacaaatacaatttataaAAGAAATGTTTATGGGCTATTTTATGTAGTGCAATTTTGCATTTTTATGCATGTATATTTGTCATTTATATTTTAATACCAAAACAAATACTATTTGAATtgaattaatgaattaatgacTATAAACATATTCATTAACAGATGAAAATTCTGCAAATCTTTAAGGTTCTATATCATGatctgtccaccacacacctggacacatgatcagtccaccacacacctggacacatgaTCAGTCCACCTCACACCTGGACACATGATCAGTCCACCTCACACCTGGAGACATGATCAGTCCACCCCACACCTGGAGACATGATCACTGATCCCTACTGTCATTAACGTGACAATACATTTAGAGCCCTAATCTACATGTAATCATTTattagacgcttttatccaaagtgacttcaaAGAGACTTCCTAATCCTGTCTGTCAAaaatattttatgtttttttttctctagacatgtgtaataaatacaacaaaaaaataaatacaacatttCAAAATGGGTAGTCAGTGAATATATGTGCATTAAGAGTATATCCAATGCAAAACTCACTTAGCATTTAAAAATACGATACTGGAAAATATTGGAATAACGAGAGGCCTATATACTTACCTgccttaaccctttactgcctaatacaaaattccgaacattccatatacTGTTGAAATattatattcatattaatattttatggattttcatataaaatcatacaccttaactgtttataccaccTTGAAGAGGataactaggggatttttatcatgtcaataaatatatgattacttaaggcaaatcatattttatcaaagtggtttcaggtagccatttttaacaaaaacttctccatccaccatacctcatcagacaactgaatttgtcaccactttaattacaagatagagaaatactttgagtaggtggaatatccacaagtctgtgggcaatgtagaacagaagacagattagaaataccatattttgattaaaagttatgaccattcttgtgactagtggagacatgggggaaaccggaattatcctgtcccaaaagcagctagcgctatggctggatactcctctcgataagtaaaaaacgttcgagtttcttccacaatcgaccgaattggccaaacaaggcatgtacatttatctTACaatatacataatctacctagttaatgttgtttttcgaagttttttagaaatctgctcaaatcgaagctaaacagtgctactaccgtcattgctgcctgtcacaaacggccaagccggacacgtcattctttcctgaaaacactcgcgtcactcccacaaacaaattcttcgtaagtaaaaagttgagacttttaattgacaatattgacaacacatattaaggaacttgtcttaactcataatatcgtctccgatttcaattcgaagctgtaaatctaacactgtaggcaatctcccatggtctccgctctggctccgcctcagaaaacaatggctgccgttgcag
The nucleotide sequence above comes from Hypomesus transpacificus isolate Combined female unplaced genomic scaffold, fHypTra1 scaffold_223, whole genome shotgun sequence. Encoded proteins:
- the LOC124462524 gene encoding uncharacterized protein LOC124462524 — protein: MYVTVEKEVMVFGSGTRLIVTDNEVKTPKVTVYPAFTHQHNGRTTLLCRASDMFPDLVRFSWKMEREDGRLVEVPEAEREELEQREDGRVTSVIIIKNQKAKTKKYSCTVKHEVGDVEDIPKRHKQEESSFTTAASPPPCPPQNHTHVSPAVHVPEEVLQSMCSVNLASLVYTVMIVKSLVYCCGLSLLLLLRDNKGSPPHTWRKAH